One Rhinopithecus roxellana isolate Shanxi Qingling chromosome 7, ASM756505v1, whole genome shotgun sequence DNA segment encodes these proteins:
- the LOC104654143 gene encoding uncharacterized protein LOC104654143 encodes MWAVGASRWGRLPPARGAAAPNHRISNTGKRGLRHPKPQVSCGSSLVVERPAPIVVSPPLRHSPIPPAPPPTPEPALNPFVCGEIPLLPIPSQPGITTAALYQASGPVPRTGRQVLRTTALKLIHKEFLDLARDS; translated from the coding sequence ATGTGGGCAGTAGGGGCTAGCCGCTGGGGCAGGCTGCCCCCAGCAAGAGGAGCGGCGGCTCCAAACCACAGAATCTCCAACACTGGAAAGCGTGGCCTCCGTCACCCTAAGCCACAGGTATCCTGCGGGTCATCGCTTGTGGTGGAGCGCCCGGCGCCAATCGTGGTCAGTCCCCCTCTACGCCACAGTCCGATTCCCCCGGCGCCCCCGCCGACCCCGGAGCCGGCCCTCAACCCCTTCGTCTGCGGAGAAATACCCTTGCTGCCCATCCCATCCCAGCCAGGGATCACCACCGCTGCCCTCTACCAAGCGTCGGGCCCGGTACCGAGGACTGGCCGCCAAGTTTTGCGGACTACGGCCCTAAAGCTCATCCACAAGGAGTTCCTCGACCTAGCCCGCGACTCCTAG